In Leishmania panamensis strain MHOM/PA/94/PSC-1 chromosome 13 sequence, the genomic stretch NNNNNNNNNNNNNNNNNNNNNNNNNNNNNNNNNNNNNNNNNNNNNNNNNNNNNNNNNNNNNNNNNNNNNNNNNNNNNNNNNNNNNNNNNNNNNNNNNNNNNNNNNNNNNNNNNNNNNNNNNNNNNNNNNNNNNNNNNNNNNNNNNNNNNNNNNNNNNNNNNNNNNNNNNNNNNNNNNNNNNNNNNNNNNNNNNNNNNNNNNNNNNNNNNNNNNNNNNNNNNNNNNNNNNNNNNNNNNNNNNNNNNNNNNNNNNNNNNNNNNNNNNNNNNNNNNNNNNNNNNNNNNNNNNNNNNNNNNNNNNNNNNNNNNNNNNNNNNNNNNNNNNNNNNNNNNNNNNNNNNNNNNNNNNNNNNNNNNNNNNNNNNNNNNNNNNNNNNNNNNNNNNNNNNNNNNNNNNNNNNNNNNNNNNNNNNNNNNNNNNNNNNNNNNNNNNNNNNNNNNNNNNNNNNNNNNNNNNNNNNNNNNNNNNNNNNNNNNNNNNNNNNNNNNNNNNNNNNNNNNNNNNNNNNNNNNNNNNNNNNNNNNNNNNNNNNNNNNNNNNNNNNNNNNNNNNNNNNNNNNNNNNNNNNNNNNNNNNNNNNNNNNNNNNNNNNNNNNNNNNNNNNNNNNNNNNNNNNNNNNNNNNNNNNNNNNNNNNNNNNNNNNNNNNNNNNNNNNNNNNNNNNNNNNNNNNNNNNNNNNNNNNNNNNNNNNNNNNNNNNNNNNNNNNNNNNNNNNNNNNNNNNNNNNNNNNNNNNNNNNNNNNNNNNNNNNNNNNNNNNNNNNNNNNNNNNNNNNNNNNNNNNNNNNNNNNNNNNNNNNNNNNNNNNNNNNNNNNNNNNNNNNNNNNNNNNNNNNNNNNNNNNNNNNNNNNNNNNNNNNNNNNNNNNNNNNNNNNNNNNNNNNNNNNNNNNNNNNNNNNNNNNNNNNNNNNNNNNNNNNNNNNNNNNNNNNNNNNNNNNNNNNNNNNNNNNNNNNNNNNNNNNNNNNNNNNNNNNNNNNNNNNNNNNNNNNNNNNNNNNNNNNNNNNNNNNNNNNNNNNNNNNNNNNNNNNNNNNNNNNNNNNNNNNNNNNNNNNNNNNNNNNNNNNNNNNNNNNNNNNNNNNNNNNNNNNNNNNNNNNNNNNNNNNNNNNNNNNNNNNNNNNNNNNNNNNNNNNNNNNNNNNNNNNNNNNNNNNNNNNNNNNNNNNNNNNNNNNNNNNNNNNNNNNNNNNNNNNNNNNNNNNNNNNNNNNNNNNNNNNNNNNNNNNNNNNNNNNNNNNNNNNNNNNNNNNGGAGGGACAACAGGAGCAAGACAACAAGCATTGGCAGATCAGTGAACtccgtgcgcgcgcgtgcccAGAAGTACGTGTGCGAGCACCTCGGTGTGTCCTCAGAAGcaagaaagaagaagaaaatgagGAGGGGGCTTGGAACGCGGAGGCGGGGGTGGACGGAGACTGTAACGCACGCGCTGTGGGTAGAGGAAAATAGAAGGAAATCCAGACCGggctcggcagcagcagcagcagtgccagcaacagcaacgacacagcgaagagagcagcggcggtcaCGAGCCCCCAGCGCACGCAGGCGGGCGCCTCTATTCCGGGCACGCAGAGTACATGTACTCCAGCATGCCCTTGTTGTACGAGCTCAGCAAGTGATCGCTCAGCTGAATGCGCAGCTCCGTCCGGTCCGACAGCATAGCAATGATGGTCTTCGGGTCGTCCGTGCACATGTACTTCTTGCGTGGGTGCCACAAGAAATGGTAGAAGCCGAACGGATCCATCACCTGCCtgtcgcggtgctgctgcgacgagAAGTACTTAAAGTCCGCGTCGCGCACGTTGAAGTGGCCGGCCACCACGGCGCCTTGCGCGTCCTCGTCTCCTTTGTGCACGGTGCGAACGGAGGTGTTGCCGAACGGCTCGCGGCTTTGCAGGAAGAGGTCACCCATCGCagtcgcggcggtgcgggcGGCCGTGTCCGCCGGTTGCGTCGGCTGCTTCGACAACTCCTTCTTGTCAGGGGGCGCGGCATCAATTGGCCCCTCTATGGGGGCCTGCTGCGCGCTCGACGAAAAGTTGGTGAGGGATAAGTTGTCATCTCCGATCTCCGCCATCGCCTGGGCTATATCCGCGGGGTTATGAGGCTCCTCATGCAAAGCGACCCACGCAGCGGTGCACTCctgcaccctcctccccgaggcggcttcctcctccagcccCACAGACAAGGTGCAGCCGGCCGTGTTGCCAGAAAGCAGCAACGAATCCACGTAGCAGAGCCGCGGCACCATGTCGCTGCCGTACACAAAGTGGTGGAAGTTCTTGGCGAGGTCGTTTTTGACGAGGACTTCCGACAGGGATTGGCTAGCGATGAGCGGCGCGCCGAACGTCACGCACATCAGCCGATCACGCGTCTCGGGCGtgttctccagcagcaggcacgTCGTCagccaggcggcggcggcaccccCGACACCGTGGCCGCAAATCACCACTTCACTACTGCTTTTCACTATGCGCAGCGCGAGGCTCTGCACGCGATCCATTATGTTGTCCTCGGCCATGTAGGCAAGGAGGCCCGCCCGCATGGTCCACGTCGCCACATTGGTGTTCAGCCCTCCCTtgcgcgccgcctccttgccCCCCACAACCTTGCCCACCACATTCTCCTTCTTCATCGTAGCGTTGCTCCACAGCTCCCGAGGCACCATGCGCGTGCCCAGCACCTGATGCAAGGCAGGCCGCCGGGTGGTGccggagctgaaggagatgaAGCGCGTGCGGCCCGGTCCATCAAAGACAGTGAAAAGCTCCGTTACGTTGGTCGGTCGCAGCAGTCTCCCGTAGAGGGGGAGATCAGTCAAGGCCAGCGAGACGCACGGCGTCCCCGACGACTCCCCGGCAATGTAGCACGCCACcagggagagcagcacctTACGCACGGCAGGGCCGCTGAGAGCGGAGGAAAACAGCTGCGTCTCCATCCccgacggcagcgcagaagcAAAGATTTCCTCCTCATCGGCAGAGGTGCGGGAGGTCGCCATGTTGTCGTACGCGGAGCGCACCGCatcctccaccgcctccaccatcCTGACCGACGAGTCGTTGGCATCGGGGCGCTTTCCTTCCACCGACGTGTTCTGCATCACAATGTGGCGCTGATCATGAAACGTCATGACGACGGTCGGCATCTTGCACCTGACGCACACCTCGGCGTAGGAGAGTGGGGCGGGGCAGGATGGGTtgatgcagcgccgcgggGACTCGATCGCGCACCCGAGCGCGTACACGCCCCAGCGGAAGGTGCACGGCTCCATCGCGGCTCGCATGTTCGCCTGCGGGGGTTTTGCGCCCACGTCGTCGTTCCTGACAGCCCCATTCCCCATTGTCAGGTCCACCGCGCCTACCGCATCGTACGAGCTGTACCGCATCTGCGTAACGAAGCACAGTGCCTTGGGCACGGCGCAGAAGTTGCAGGTGAGCGTCACCCGGCCGCCCATGAAGTCGTTCGTACGCACGCTCGTGCTGCAGTCGGCGCACGTGGCACGCCAGCATTGCCGGCAGTGACGGCGGCTCGACGGCGACATGAGGAAGCGgccacagcagtggcaggtCTGGCAGTTGCATGCAATCTTCGACAGCCCGcacgtgccgcagcggccatTGGTTCCGCCTATATAGCAGGAGCCGTGCCGCTTGGCAGGGTCGAGGCCTTGGCGGCCGCCGGTATAGATGGAGGCTGCATCGGTCATCGTTGAGCCGGACATGTCGCCATCTTTATTCAGCACGCCGCCCTTGCCGTCGCCCACGGCCGCCTCATAGAGCTCATCGCGCTTGTTGGAgtctaccgctgctgccgtggtcCTCGGCGTCGGGCTTGACGTATTGGCGCTGTTGCGCGACCCGAAGAGCTTCTTCATTGCGAatgcgagagaggcgcacgcaaAGGGGGGAtcgagggggagaagaacgagggggaaagaagaggccGTAGCCTACTGCggaagcagagaagagggggagagaaaacagcAAAGTCGATGATAATAGCGTGGCCACGAGGGGCACACAACAAAACACAAGGCAATCAGAGACGATCCTGCAGTTGCagttgcggctgctgcgtacGCGGGTGTGCCTGCCTTGGTGGGCAGGAAAGGACGGGAGTGCCGGAGTGCTCTGTATGCACCTCTGCCGGTGGCCGGTCTCACAaaatgcacacgcacgcaagaGAAaacaggaaaaggaggaaagggggaaagagacgGAGCGCTCAGCAGATGTGCACGGGTATCGACTCTGGTGCGGGGGTGCGCGGGCTGGTCTGTGGAAGGCGTGGGAGACGGCAGGCAGCCaggcagcaacacacacagagggggggacacAGAGGAGCGCTGAGCGAGACACGCAatcgaggaagagaagacaagcACTGGTAACGATGGCAAGACACAGCAAAagcgaaaggaggagaagaaaaaaaacgcggAGGAGCGCACGCACGAGTGGCCAGGCGCACAGTCGAGGTACGCAAgccagaagagagaggggaaaagaaatgCAAGGAAACGTaagtggtggcagcgcacgTAGCGGCGTCCCCTGTAGAGGCCCTCCCGTTCTTCAGATTCGTCACAGACAACGGGGAatgtggagggggggaggggggcacaacgcacaaacacaggcacgcgccgACAGCAGAGACACGCCCGCACGCTCCGATGGACACACAAAGCGAAAGGGCAACGGTGGCGACGGGGGAGGCGGACAACAAAAAtaggggagagcgaggcgcaCAGCAGAAAGGCGGAGAGCAGAGATGATGAGGCAGGCCTGaaaagggcgagagaggggccAACTCGGCCagagtgtgtgggggagagaggcgcacacgagcacgcacgtacacacacgggcacgtcaacacagagaagagagaaagaggggaatgCACGAGGGATGTggagtcagagagagaggcgaggcaaCATGGCGGCGGTAAACCGAGAGGAGCAAGGCGATACACCTACACCTACACCANNNNNNNNNNNNNNNNNNNNNNNNNNNNNNNNNNNNNNNNNNNNNNNNNNNNNNNNNNNNNNNNNNNNNNNNNNNNNNNNNNNNNNNNNNNNNNNNNNNNNNNNNNNNNNNNNNNNNNNNNNNNNNNNNNNNNNNNNNNNNNNNNNNNNNNNNNNNNNNNNNNNNNNNNNNNNNNNNNNNNNNNNNNNNNNNNNNNNNNNNNNNNNNNNNNNNNNNNNNNNNNNNNNNNNNNNNNNNNNNNNNNNNNNNNNNNNNNNNNNNNNNNNNNNNNNNNNNNNNNNNNNNNNNNNNNNNNNNNNNNNNNNNNNNNNNNNNNNNNNNNNNNNNNNNNNNNNNNNNNNNNNNNNNNNNNNNNNNNNNNNNNNNNNNNNNNNNNNNNNNNNNNNNNNNNNNNNNNNNNNNNNNNNNNNNNNNNNNNNNNNNNNNNNNNNNNNNNNNNNNNNNNNNNNNNNNNNNNNNNNNNNNNNNNNNNNNNNNNNNNNNNNNNNNNNNNNNNNNNNNNNNNNNNNNNNNNNNNNNNNNNNNNNNNNNNNNNNNNNNNNNNNNNNNNNNNNNNNNNNNNNNNNNNNNNNNNNNNNNNNNNNNNNNNNNNNNNNNNNNNNNNNNNNNNNNNNNNNNNNNNNNNNNNNNNNNNNNNNNNNNNNNNNNNNNNNNNNNNNNNNNNNNNNNNNNNNNNNNNNNNNNNNNNNNNNNNNNNNNNNNNNNNNNNNNNNNNNNNNNNNNNNNNNNNNNNNNNNNNNNNNNNNNNNNNNNNNNNNNNNNNNNNNNNNNNNNNNNNNNNNNNNNNNNNNNNNNNNNNNNNNNNNNNNNNNNNNNNNNNNNNNNNNNNNNNNNNNNNNNNNNNNNNNNNNNNNNNNNNNNNNNNNNNNNNNNNNNNNNNNNNNNNNNNNNNNNNNNNNNNNNNNNNNNNNNNNNNNNNNNNNNNNNNNNNNNNNNNNNNNNNNNNNNNNNNNNNNNNNNNNNNNNNNNNNNNNNNNNNNNNNNNNNNNNNNNNNNNNNNNNNNNNNNNNNNNNNNNNNNNNNNNNNNNNNNNNNNNNNNNNNNNNNNNNNNNNNNNNNNNNNNNNNNNNNNNNNNNNNNNNNNNNNNNNNNNNNNNNNNNNNNNNNNNNNNNNNNNNNNNNNNNNNNNNNNNNNNNNNNNNNNNNNNNNNNNNNNNNNNNNNNNNNNNNNNNNNNNNNNNNNNNNNNNNNNNNNNNNNNNNNNNNNNNNNNNNNNNNNNNNNNNNNNNNNNNNNNNNNNNNNNNNNNNNNNNNNNNNNNNNNNNNNNNNNNNNNNNNNNNNNNNNNNNNNNNNNNNNNNNNNNNNNNNNNNNNNNNNNNNNNNNNNNNNNNNNNNNNNNNNNNNNNNNNNNNNNNNNNNNNNNNNNNNNNNNNNNNNNNNNNNNNNNNNNNNNNNNNNNNNNNNNNNNNNNNNNNNNNNNNNNNNNNNNNNNNNNNNNNNNNNNNNNNNNNNNNNNNNNNNNNNNNNNNNNNNNNNNNNNNNNNNNNNNNNNNNNNNNNNNNNNNNNNNNNNNNNNNNNNNNNNNNNNNNNNNNNNNNNNNNNNNNNNNNNNNNNNNNNNNNNNNNNNNNNNNNNNNNNNNNNNNNNNNNNNNNNNNNNNNNNNNNNNNNNNNNNNNNNNNNNNNNNNNNNNNNNNNNNNNNNNNNNNNNNNNNNNNNNNNNNNNNNNNNNNNNNNNNNNNNNNNNNNNNNNNNNNNNNNNNNNNNNNNNNNNNNNNNNNNNNNNNNNNNNNNNNNNNNNNNNNNNNNNNNNNNNNNNNNNNNNNNNNNNNNNNNNNNNNNNNNNNNNNNNNNNNNNNNNNNNNNNNNNNNNNNNNNNNNNNNNNNNNNNNNNNNNNNNNNNNNNNNNNNNNNNNNNNNNNNNNNNNNNNNNNNNNNNNNNNNNNNNNNNNNNNNNNNNNNNNNNNNNNNNNNNNNNNNNNNNNNNNNNNNNNNNNNNNNNNNNNNNNNNNNNNNNNNNNNNNNNNNNNNNNNNNNNNNNNNNNNNNNNNNNNNNNNNNNNNNNNNNNNNNNNNNNNNNNNNNNNNNNNNNNNNNNNNNNNNNNNNNNNNNNNNNNNNNNNNNNNNNNNNNNNNNNNNNNNNNNNNNNNNNNNNNNNNNNNNNNNNNNNNNNNNNNNNNNNNNNNNNNNNNNNNNNNNNNNNNNNNNNNNNNNNNNNNNNNNNNNNNNNNNNNNNNNNNNNNNNNNNNNNNNNNNNNNNNNNNNNNNNNNNNNNNNNNNNNNNNNNNNNNNNNNNNNNNNNNNNNNNNNNNNNNNNNNNNNNNNNNNNNNNNNNNNNNNNNNNNNNNNNNNNNNNNNNNNNNNNNNNNNNNNNNNNNNNNNNNNNNNNNNNNNNNNNNNNNNNNNNNNNNNNNNNNNNNNNNNNNNNNNNNNNNNNNNNNNNNNNNNNNNNNNNNNNNNNNNNNNNNNNNNNNNNNNNNNNNNNNNNNNNNNNNNNNNNNNNNNNNNNNNNNNNNNNNNNNNNNNNNNNNNNNNNNNNNNNNNNNNNNNNNNNNNNNNNNNNNNNNNNNNNNNNNNNNNNNNNNNNNNNNNNNNNNNNNNNNNNNNNNNNNNNNNNNNNNNNNNNNNNNNNNNNNNNNNNNNNNNNNNNNNNNNNNNNNNNNNNNNNNNNNNNNNNNNNNNNNNNNNNNNNNNNNNNNNNNNNNNNNNNNNNNNNNNNNNNNNNNNNNNNNNNNNNNNNNNNNNNNNNNNNNNNNNNNNNNNNNNNNNNNNNNNNNNNNNNNNNNNNNNNNNNNNNNNNNNNNNNNNNNNNNNNNNNNNNNNNNNNNNNNNNNNNNNNNNNNNNNNNNNNNNNNNNNNNNNNNNNNNNNNNNNNNNNNNNNNNNNNNNNNNNNNNNNNNNNNNNNNNNNNNNNNNNNNNNNNNNNNNNNNNNNNNNNNNNNNNNNNNNNNNNNNNNNNNNNNNNNNNNNNNNNNNNNNNNNNNNNNNNNNNNNNNNNNNNNNNNNNNNNNNNNNNNNNNNNNNNNNNNNNNNNNNNNNNNNNNNNNNNNNNNNNNNNNNNNNNNNNNNNNNNNNNNNNNNNNNNNNNNNNNNNNNNNNNNNNNNNNNNNNNNNNNNNNNNNNNNNNNNNNNNNNNNNNNNNNNNNNNNNNNNNNNNNNNNNNNNNNNNNNNNNNNNNNNNNNNNNNNNNNNNNNNNNNNNNNNNNNNNNNNNNNNNNNNNNNNNNNNNNNNNNNNNNNNNNNNNNNNNNNNNNNNNNNNNNNNNNNNNNNNNNNNNNNNNNNNNNNNNNNNNNNNNNNNNNNNNNNNNNNNNNNNNNNNNNNNNNNNNNNNNNNNNNNNNNNNNNNNNNNNNNNNNNNNNNNNNNNNNNNNNNNNNNNNNNNNNNNNNNNNNNNNNNNNNNNNNNNNNNNNNNNNNNNNNNNNNNNNNNNNNNNNNNNNNNNNNNNNNNNNNNNNNNNNNNNNNNNNNNNNNNNNNNNNNNNNNNNNNNNNNNNNNNNNNNNNNNNNNNNNNNNNNNNNNNNNNNNNNNNNNNNNNNNNNNNNNNNNNNNNNNNNNNNNNNNNNNNNNNNNNNNNNNNNNNNNNNNNNNNNNNNNNNNNNNNNNNNNNNNNNNNNNNNNNNNNNNNNNNNNNNNNNNNNNNNNNNNNNNNNNNNNNNNNNNNNNNNNNNNNNNNNNNNNNNNNNNNNNNNNNNNNNNNNNNNNNNNNNNNNNNNNNNNNNNNNNNNNNNNNNNNNNNNNNNNNNNNNNNNNNNNNNNNNNNNNNNNNNNNNNNNNNNNNNNNNNNNNNNNNNNNNNNNNNNNNNNNNNNNNNNNNNNNNNNNNNNNNNNNNNNNNNNNNNNNNNNNNNNNNNNNNNNNNNNNNNNNNNNNNNNNNNNNNNNNNNNNNNNNNNNNNNNNNNNNNNNNNNNNNNNNNNNNNNNNNNNNNNNNNNNNNNNNNNNNNNNNNNNNNNNNNNNNNNNNNNNNNNNNNNNNNNNNNNNNNNNNNNNNNNNNNNNNNNNNNNNNNNNNNNNNNNNNNNNNNNNNNNNNNNNNNNNNNNNNNNNNNNNNNNNNNNNNNNNNNNNNNNNNNNNNNNNNNNNNNNNNNNNNNNNNNNNNNNNNNNNNNNNNNNNNNNNNNNNNNNNNNNNNNNNNNNNNNNNNNNNNNNNNNNNNNNNNNNNNNNNNNNNNNNNNNNNNNNNNNNNNNNNNNNNNNNNNNNNNNNNNNNNNNNNNNNNNNNNNNNNNNNNNNNNNNNNNNNNNNNNNNNNNNNNNNNNNNNNNNNNNNNNNNNNNNNNNNNNNNNNNNNNNNNNNNNNNNNNNNNNNNNNNNNNNNNNNNNNNNNNNNNNNNNNNNNNNNNNNNNNNNNNNNNNNNNNNNNNNNNNNNNNNNNNNNNNNNNNNNNNNNNNNNNNNNNNNNNNNNNNNNNNNNNNNNNNNNNNNNNNNNNNNNNNNNNNNNNNNNNNNNNNNNNNNNNNNNNNNNNNNNNNNNNNNNNNNNNNNNNNNNNNNNNNNNNNNNNNNNNNNNNNNNNNNNNNNNNNNNNNNNNNNNNNNNNNNNNNNNNNNNNNNNNNNNNNNNNNNNNNNNNNNNNNNNNNNNNNNNNNNNNNNNNNNNNNNNNNNNNNNNNNNNNNNNNNNNNNNNNNNNNNNNNNNNNNNNNNNNNNNNNNNNNNNNNNNNNNNNNNNNNNNNNNNNNNNNNNNNNNNNNNNNNNNNNNNNNNNNNNNNNNNNNNNNNNNNNNNNNNNNNNNNNNNNNNNNNNNNNNNNNNNNNNNNNNNNNNNNNNNNNNNNNNNNNNNNNNNNNNNNNNNNNNNNNNNNNNNNNNNNNNNNNNNNNAGAGAGGTGGAAGTGAGAAAAAATATATGCGGCATTGCTGTCACGTGTGTGTCGTGCttgaagggaggggagggcagaCGCAATAGTTTATCCATTAaagacgaggaaggagacAACAACCACGAAGtgttgtggttgtggtgGTTGTGGGAAAGCGGAAGTGTCAGGGTAGTGTGTGAGGTGCAGAGCGCAGCAGGGAAAGGGTGGAGGAACGGCGTagagggaggcagggaaagaggaagatgGTGGAGAGTTGTAAGAGAAGTATGCGACCACACTTGGCAAGTTGGTTATGGTTGACCCTTTGCTATTTCAGCCTTGCCATCTTC encodes the following:
- a CDS encoding hypothetical protein (TriTrypDB/GeneDB-style sysID: LpmP.13.0200), whose protein sequence is MKKLFGSRNSANTSSPTPRTTAAAVDSNKRDELYEAAVGDGKGGVLNKDGDMSGSTMTDAASIYTGGRQGLDPAKRHGSCYIGGTNGRCGTCGLSKIACNCQTCHCCGRFLMSPSSRRHCRQCWRATCADCSTSVRTNDFMGGRVTLTCNFCAVPKALCFVTQMRYSSYDAVGAVDLTMGNGAVRNDDVGAKPPQANMRAAMEPCTFRWGVYALGCAIESPRRCINPSCPAPLSYAEVCVRCKMPTVVMTFHDQRHIVMQNTSVEGKRPDANDSSVRMVEAVEDAVRSAYDNMATSRTSADEEEIFASALPSGMETQLFSSALSGPAVRKVLLSLVACYIAGESSGTPCVSLALTDLPLYGRLLRPTNVTELFTVFDGPGRTRFISFSSGTTRRPALHQVLGTRMVPRELWSNATMKKENVVGKVVGGKEAARKGGLNTNVATWTMRAGLLAYMAEDNIMDRVQSLALRIVKSSSEVVICGHGVGGAAAAWLTTCLLLENTPETRDRLMCVTFGAPLIASQSLSEVLVKNDLAKNFHHFVYGSDMVPRLCYVDSLLLSGNTAGCTLSVGLEEEAASGRRVQECTAAWVALHEEPHNPADIAQAMAEIGDDNLSLTNFSSSAQQAPIEGPIDAAPPDKKELSKQPTQPADTAARTAATAMGDLFLQSREPFGNTSVRTVHKGDEDAQGAVVAGHFNVRDADFKYFSSQQHRDRQVMDPFGFYHFLWHPRKKYMCTDDPKTIIAMLSDRTELRIQLSDHLLSSYNKGMLEYMYSACPE